A genome region from Microbacterium sp. CGR2 includes the following:
- the rhaS gene encoding rhamnose ABC transporter substrate-binding protein, which yields MTFARKRVAGFAAVAVAAALVLTGCADTGSGSGDAGSGSGDGGGSDNLSITFLPKNLGNPYFDTSSEGGKTAVDEFGGTFAEVGPAEATPDAQVSYINTATQQAVGALVVSANDPKAICDALNEARDAGVKVVTFDSDTNPECRDVFINQADSEGIAKVQVDQVAEQIGGAGEIAVLSASANATNQNAWIELMKEYVASEYPDITIVETVYGDDDDQTSFDKTAALLQSHPELKGIISPTTVGIAAAARYLSTSDYKGQVALTGLGTPNQMREYVEDGTVTSFALWNPADLGYLSAFAAKALVEGEITGEEGDTFEAGELGEYTVGADGVVLLGDPFVFDADNIGEFDF from the coding sequence ATGACGTTTGCACGAAAGAGAGTGGCGGGGTTCGCCGCCGTGGCGGTCGCCGCAGCGCTCGTGCTGACCGGCTGCGCCGACACCGGCAGCGGATCAGGCGACGCGGGCTCCGGCTCGGGGGACGGCGGCGGGTCGGACAACCTGTCGATCACGTTCCTGCCCAAGAACCTGGGCAACCCGTACTTCGACACCTCGAGCGAGGGCGGCAAGACCGCCGTTGACGAGTTCGGCGGCACGTTCGCCGAAGTCGGTCCCGCGGAGGCCACACCCGACGCGCAGGTGAGCTACATCAACACCGCCACACAGCAGGCCGTCGGAGCACTCGTGGTCTCGGCCAACGACCCGAAGGCCATCTGTGACGCGCTCAATGAAGCACGGGACGCCGGAGTGAAGGTCGTCACCTTCGATTCCGACACCAACCCCGAGTGCCGCGACGTGTTCATCAACCAGGCGGACTCCGAAGGCATCGCGAAGGTGCAGGTCGACCAGGTCGCCGAACAGATCGGCGGGGCGGGCGAGATCGCGGTCCTCTCCGCGTCGGCGAACGCCACGAACCAGAACGCGTGGATCGAGCTGATGAAGGAGTACGTCGCGAGCGAGTACCCCGACATCACGATCGTCGAGACGGTCTACGGTGACGACGACGACCAGACCTCGTTCGACAAGACCGCGGCCCTGCTGCAGAGCCACCCGGAGTTGAAGGGCATCATCTCGCCCACCACCGTCGGAATCGCCGCGGCAGCGCGCTACCTGTCGACGTCGGATTACAAGGGTCAGGTCGCACTGACCGGGCTCGGTACACCGAACCAGATGCGCGAGTACGTGGAGGACGGCACCGTCACCTCGTTCGCACTGTGGAACCCGGCCGACCTCGGTTACCTCAGCGCCTTCGCGGCGAAGGCGCTCGTCGAGGGCGAGATCACCGGTGAGGAGGGCGACACGTTCGAAGCCGGTGAGCTCGGTGAGTACACCGTCGGTGCTGATGGGGTCGTCCTGCTCGGTGACCCGTTCGTGTTCGACGCGGACAACATCGGCGAATTCGACTTCTGA
- a CDS encoding rhamnulokinase family protein — MSATAVAAVDLGATSGRVMIGRVGDGTLELELVSRFPNGPVQRADGLHWDFAALYRHVVDGLAEALRREPSIESIGIDSWAVDYGLLRGEELLAEPFHYRDERTTQGVAEVHEIVPFAELYGRNGLQFLPFNTLYQFRADSRLDEADTAFLIPDLLAFLLTGERVAERTNASTTGLLGVESGEWDVALAERLGIPVSLLPRLVDPGTIIGDLRPEHAATLGKTLPVIAVGSHDTASAIVAVPMTSPSAAYISCGTWGLVGVELTEPVLTDAARDANFTHELGVDGRYRFLHNVTGLWLLSESVRAWEAEDEASVDLPQLLAAATAVADEVPLFDANDPSLSAPGDMPSRIAGLLAAQGAPVPTTRAAFTRTIVESIAAAFAEAIDTASTLSGRELDVIHLVGGGSLNRLLCQATADRTGLPVLAGPVEATALGNVLVQARARDAAPGRLEGLRDLVAATHEPERYDPHG, encoded by the coding sequence ATGAGTGCGACCGCGGTCGCCGCCGTCGACCTGGGTGCCACCAGCGGGCGGGTGATGATCGGTCGCGTCGGTGACGGCACGCTCGAACTCGAGCTCGTCTCGCGGTTCCCCAACGGTCCCGTGCAGCGTGCGGACGGGTTGCACTGGGACTTCGCGGCGCTGTACCGTCACGTCGTCGACGGCCTCGCCGAAGCACTGAGGCGCGAGCCCTCGATCGAGAGCATCGGCATCGACTCCTGGGCGGTCGACTATGGTCTGCTCCGCGGGGAGGAGCTGCTCGCGGAGCCGTTCCACTATCGCGACGAGCGCACCACTCAGGGCGTCGCGGAGGTGCACGAGATCGTGCCGTTCGCCGAGCTCTACGGGCGCAACGGTCTGCAGTTCCTGCCGTTCAACACGCTGTATCAGTTCCGTGCCGATAGCCGGCTCGACGAGGCCGACACGGCCTTCCTCATCCCGGACCTGCTGGCGTTCCTGCTCACCGGGGAACGTGTCGCCGAGCGCACGAACGCGTCGACCACCGGGCTGCTCGGCGTCGAATCCGGCGAGTGGGATGTCGCCCTCGCCGAGCGCCTCGGGATCCCGGTCTCGCTCCTCCCGCGCCTGGTGGACCCGGGGACGATCATCGGCGACCTGCGGCCCGAGCACGCCGCGACCCTCGGCAAGACGTTGCCGGTGATCGCGGTCGGCTCGCACGACACCGCGTCGGCGATCGTCGCGGTGCCGATGACCTCCCCGTCGGCCGCGTACATCTCCTGCGGCACCTGGGGCCTCGTGGGGGTGGAACTGACGGAGCCGGTGCTGACGGATGCCGCGCGCGACGCCAACTTCACTCACGAGCTCGGCGTCGACGGTCGCTACCGGTTCCTGCACAACGTCACCGGGCTCTGGCTGCTGAGCGAATCCGTGCGCGCGTGGGAGGCGGAGGACGAAGCGAGCGTCGATCTTCCCCAGCTGCTGGCTGCGGCAACCGCGGTCGCCGATGAGGTCCCGCTGTTCGACGCGAACGATCCGTCGCTGAGCGCGCCCGGCGACATGCCCTCTCGCATCGCGGGACTTCTCGCCGCGCAGGGGGCACCGGTGCCGACCACCCGCGCCGCGTTCACCCGCACGATCGTGGAGAGCATCGCCGCCGCCTTCGCAGAGGCGATCGACACGGCATCCACTCTCTCGGGCCGCGAACTCGACGTGATCCATCTCGTCGGCGGCGGTTCCCTCAACCGTCTGCTCTGTCAGGCCACGGCCGACCGCACCGGGCTCCCGGTGCTGGCCGGCCCGGTGGAGGCCACAGCCCTGGGGAACGTCCTCGTGCAAGCCCGCGCCCGGGATGCTGCGCCGGGCAGGCTCGAGGGTCTGCGGGATCTTGTCGCCGCGACCCATGAGCCGGAGCGGTACGACCCGCACGGCTGA
- a CDS encoding bifunctional aldolase/short-chain dehydrogenase: protein MTSSTPAALIARSNRLGADPKNTNYAGGNTSAKGTETDPVTGQPVELLWVKGSGGDLGTLKESGLAVLRLDRMRALVDVYPGIEREDEMVAAFDYCLHGKGGAAPSIDTAMHGLVDAAHVDHLHPDSGIAIATSADGEALTSTIFADKVVWVPWRRPGFQLGLDIAAIKEAHPAAIGCILGGHGITAWGDTSEEAESNSLWIIDTAAAYIAEHGKAEPFGGVRAGFEALPDAERRTRAAALAPTIRGIASTDKPMVGHFTDAVEVLDFLASEKAPDLAELGTSCPDHFLRTKVKPLILDLPATASVEEQIARLHELHDAYRADYQAYYDAHATAESPAIRGADPLIVLIPGVGMFSYGANKQTARVAGEFYVNAINVMRGAEALSTYSPISDAEKFRIEYWALEEAKLQRMPKPKSHQGRIAFVTGAASGIGKAIATRLAAEGACVVIADLDLEKAQAAAAELGNSDIAIGVAANVADADAVQAALDEAVLAFGGVDLVVNNAGLSLSKSLLETTEKDWDLQHDVMAKGSFLVSKAAARALIDQKLGGDIIYISSKNSVFAGPNNIAYSATKADQAHQVRLLAVELGEHGIRVNGINPDGVVRGSGIFASGWGANRAATYGVAEEDLGQFYANRTILKREVVPENVADAVYVLTGPELSRTTGLHIPVDSGVAAAFLR, encoded by the coding sequence ATGACCAGCTCAACCCCCGCCGCCCTCATCGCCCGATCCAATCGATTGGGCGCCGACCCGAAGAACACCAACTACGCCGGCGGCAACACGTCTGCCAAGGGCACCGAGACCGACCCGGTGACGGGTCAGCCGGTCGAGCTGCTCTGGGTCAAGGGCTCCGGCGGAGATCTGGGCACGCTGAAGGAGTCTGGCCTCGCGGTGCTGCGCCTCGACCGCATGCGCGCCCTCGTCGACGTCTACCCCGGCATCGAACGCGAAGACGAGATGGTCGCCGCGTTCGACTACTGCCTGCACGGCAAGGGCGGTGCGGCTCCGTCGATCGACACCGCGATGCACGGGCTCGTCGATGCCGCACACGTGGATCACCTGCACCCGGACTCGGGCATCGCCATCGCGACGTCGGCCGACGGCGAGGCTCTGACGTCGACGATCTTCGCAGACAAGGTCGTGTGGGTTCCGTGGCGGCGTCCCGGTTTCCAGCTCGGTCTCGACATCGCGGCGATCAAAGAGGCGCATCCGGCTGCGATCGGCTGCATCCTGGGCGGCCATGGGATCACTGCCTGGGGCGACACGTCCGAGGAAGCCGAGAGCAATTCGCTCTGGATCATCGACACCGCCGCGGCCTACATCGCCGAGCACGGCAAGGCCGAGCCGTTCGGCGGTGTCCGCGCGGGCTTCGAGGCGCTTCCTGACGCTGAGCGCCGTACGCGCGCCGCGGCGCTGGCCCCGACCATCCGCGGCATCGCTTCGACCGACAAGCCGATGGTGGGGCACTTCACCGACGCCGTCGAGGTGCTGGACTTCCTGGCGTCCGAGAAGGCTCCGGATCTCGCCGAGTTGGGCACGAGCTGCCCCGACCACTTCCTCCGCACCAAGGTCAAGCCGCTGATCCTCGATCTGCCGGCGACCGCGTCGGTGGAGGAGCAGATCGCCCGGCTGCACGAGCTGCACGACGCCTACCGAGCCGACTACCAGGCGTACTACGACGCACACGCGACCGCCGAGTCGCCGGCCATCCGGGGTGCAGACCCGCTGATCGTCCTGATCCCCGGCGTGGGCATGTTCTCCTACGGCGCGAACAAGCAGACCGCTCGCGTCGCCGGCGAGTTCTACGTCAACGCCATCAACGTGATGCGTGGGGCCGAGGCGCTGTCGACCTACTCCCCGATCTCCGACGCGGAGAAGTTCCGCATCGAGTACTGGGCACTGGAGGAGGCGAAACTTCAGCGGATGCCGAAGCCGAAGTCTCACCAGGGGCGCATCGCGTTCGTCACCGGCGCCGCCTCCGGCATCGGCAAGGCCATCGCCACCCGCCTGGCCGCCGAAGGCGCGTGCGTCGTGATCGCCGACCTCGACCTCGAAAAGGCACAGGCCGCAGCGGCAGAACTCGGGAACTCCGACATCGCGATCGGTGTGGCTGCGAACGTGGCGGACGCTGACGCGGTCCAGGCAGCGCTCGACGAAGCCGTGCTCGCGTTCGGCGGCGTCGACCTCGTCGTCAACAACGCCGGTCTGTCGCTGTCGAAGTCCCTTCTGGAGACGACCGAGAAGGACTGGGACCTCCAGCACGATGTGATGGCGAAGGGCTCGTTCCTCGTCTCGAAGGCCGCAGCCCGTGCGTTGATCGACCAGAAGCTGGGCGGCGACATCATCTACATCTCGTCGAAGAACTCCGTCTTCGCCGGGCCGAACAACATCGCCTACTCGGCGACGAAGGCCGACCAGGCCCACCAGGTGCGCCTGCTGGCTGTCGAGCTCGGCGAGCACGGCATTCGCGTGAACGGCATCAACCCCGACGGCGTCGTGCGCGGTTCCGGCATCTTCGCCTCGGGGTGGGGCGCCAACCGGGCGGCGACGTACGGCGTCGCAGAAGAGGATCTCGGCCAGTTCTACGCGAACCGCACGATCCTCAAGCGCGAGGTCGTCCCGGAGAACGTGGCGGATGCCGTCTACGTCCTCACCGGACCCGAGCTCAGCCGCACGACCGGTCTGCACATCCCGGTCGACTCGGGCGTGGCCGCCGCCTTCCTGCGATGA